A genomic segment from Triticum dicoccoides isolate Atlit2015 ecotype Zavitan chromosome 1A, WEW_v2.0, whole genome shotgun sequence encodes:
- the LOC119274730 gene encoding uncharacterized protein LOC119274730 codes for MAAAVDLEDAFGAVYGEAKPEGHPTARPILFRAHARSAAALRVVATDCHSLAWDCSLSVSDLDDLRDDVGIGGSWADFLDYLKSSLSSGEVKLLFAADQLRKSTGSDGAKLVATKAKGLPRITISLHSVTGAATSDVIAEFSLALYGAYRTARELVSKEQEQMSQLMGSLSTEREKNEIMQKQLESLSFLDKRKATKPKLLADQVPSVSAVTLGSDQVTAPVQQQISIPSPSKAPPAKVTKRVAPASRRARVRGALLQDNEDEDDN; via the exons atggcggcggcggtggacctgGAGGACGCGTTCGGCGCGGTCTACGGCGAAGCCAAGCCGGAGGGCCACCCCACCGCGCGCCCCATCCTCTTCCGCGCCcacgcccgctccgccgccgccctccgcgtCGTCGCCACCGACTGCCACTCCCTCGCCTGGGACTGCTCCCTCTCCGTCTCCGACCTCGACGACCTC AGAGACGATGTTGGAATCGGGGGCTCCTGGGCCGACTTCCTGGATTACCTCAAGTCCTCCTTGTCCTCCGGCGAGGTGAAGCTGCTCTTCGCCGCCGACCAACTCCGCAAGTCAACCG GTTCTGATGGTGCAAAGCTTGTGGCTACCAAGGCAAAGGGCCTGCCTCGCATCACCATTTCTCTCCATAGTGTTACTGGCGCTGCGACGAGTGATGTCATAGCCGAGTTCTCGCTAGCGCTCTACGGAGCTTATAGGACTGCACGGGAGCTTGTATCCAAAG AACAAGAACAAATGTCACAGCTGATGGGGAGTCTGTCAACTGAAAGA GAAAAGAACGAAATCATGCAAAAACAACTCGAATCTCTTTCTTTCCTAGACAAAAGAAAGGCAACAAAGCCAAAGCTGTTGGCAGATCAGGTTCCAAGTGTGTCTGCTGTGACTCTGGGCTCTGATCAAGTTACAGCTCCTGTGCAGCAGCAAATATCAA TACCTTCACCTAGTAAAGCCCCTCCTGCTAAAGTCACGAAGAGGGTAGCCCCCGCGTCTCGGAG GGCAAGAGTGCGAGGAGCTCTGCTGCAAGataatgaggatgaggatgacaacTGA
- the LOC119274710 gene encoding probable glucuronosyltransferase Os03g0107900 isoform X1: MLDRTKPSPAMRDPKLKTARAHKPRHCHLLDRLRKRHFYRWRWLLWLAVSAYLLLPALPPSLRGPGSEPLPGVRIYAYDLPPRFNRGWAAADARCARHLFAAEVAVHEALLLRQRRAGLRPEEADLFLVPVYVCCNFSTPTGLPSLAHARGLLADAVGLVRAQMPFWNRSAGADHVFVAAHDFGACFHPMEDVAMAAGIPEFLKRSILLQTFGVQGRHPCQDVEHVVLPPYVPPEVAPRELPEPEKARRDIFAFFRGKMEVHPKNISGHFYSRKVRTELLRLYGRNGKFHLKRKRYDGYRAEMARSMFCLCPLGWAPWSPRLVESVLLGCIPVIIADNIRLPFPGVLRWPDISLQVAERDVAGLEAVLDHVAATNLTTIQRNLWDPVKRKALVFNRPMEEGDATWQVLKELEAKLEPLRRQGRRRIHL; the protein is encoded by the exons ATGCTCGATCGGACGAAGCCCTCTCCCGCCATGAGAGACCCGAAGCTCAAGACAGCAAGAGCCCACAAGCCGCGCCACTGCCACCTCCTCGACAGGCTCAGGAAGCGCCACTTCTACAGGTGGCGGTGGCTCCTCTGGCTGGCCGTCTCCGCCtacctcctcctcccggcgctgccCCCCTCCCTCCGCGGCCCCGGCTCCGAGCCCCTCCCCGGCGTCCGGATCTACGCCTACGACCTCCCGCCGCGCTTCAACCGGGGCTGGGCGGCCGCCGACGCGCGGTGCGCGCGCCACCTCTTCGCCGCCGAGGTGGCCGTGCACGAGGCGCTGCTGCTCCGGCAGCGGCGCGCGGGCCTGCGCCCCGAGGAGGCCGACCTCTTCCTCGTGCCCGTCTACGTCTGCTGCAACTTCTCCACGCCCACGGGGCTCCCGTCGCTGGCGCACGCGCGCGGGCTGCTGGCCGACGCCGTCGGCCTCGTCCGCGCCCAGATGCCCTTCTGGAACCGCTCCGCCGGGGCCGACCACGTCTTCGTCGCGGCGCACGACTTCGGCGCCTGCTTCCACCCCATG GAGGATGTGGCAATGGCGGCCGGTATCCCGGagttcttgaagaggtcgatcctGCTGCAGACATTTGGCGTGCAGGGCCGGCACCCATGCCAGGACGTGGAGCATGTGGTGCTCCCGCCGTACGTGCCTCCTGAGGTGGCTCCTCGAGAGCTGCCGGAACCGGAGAAGGCGCGTCGCGACATCTTTGCCTTCTTCCGGGGCAAGATGGAGGTCCATCCCAAGAACATCAGTGGCCACTTCTACAGCAG GAAGGTGAGGACTGAACTACTGCGGCTGTATGGCCGCAACGGCAAGTTCCATCTGAAGCGGAAACGGTACGACGGCTACCGGGCGGAGATGGCGCGCTCCATGTTTTGCCTCTGCCCGCTGGGGTGGGCGCCATGGAGCCCTCGTCTCGTGGAGTCGGTCCTCCTGGGCTGCATCCCCGTCATCATCGCCGACAACATACGCCTGCCGTTCCCCGGCGTCCTCCGGTGGCCGGACATCTCGCTGCAGGTGGCGGAGAGGGACGTGGCCGGCCTCGAGGCGGTGCTTGACCACGTCGCGGCGACCAACCTGACGACGATACAGAGGAACTTGTGGGACCCCGTGAAGCGGAAGGCGCTGGTTTTTAACCGCCCGATGGAGGAGGGAGACGCCACCTGGCAGGTGCTCAAGGAGCTTGAGGCGAAGCTGGAGCCGTTGCGACGGCAGGGGCGGAGGAG GATCCATCTCTAG
- the LOC119274710 gene encoding probable glucuronosyltransferase Os03g0107900 isoform X2, with translation MLDRTKPSPAMRDPKLKTARAHKPRHCHLLDRLRKRHFYRWRWLLWLAVSAYLLLPALPPSLRGPGSEPLPGVRIYAYDLPPRFNRGWAAADARCARHLFAAEVAVHEALLLRQRRAGLRPEEADLFLVPVYVCCNFSTPTGLPSLAHARGLLADAVGLVRAQMPFWNRSAGADHVFVAAHDFGACFHPMEDVAMAAGIPEFLKRSILLQTFGVQGRHPCQDVEHVVLPPYVPPEVAPRELPEPEKARRDIFAFFRGKMEVHPKNISGHFYSRKVRTELLRLYGRNGKFHLKRKRYDGYRAEMARSMFCLCPLGWAPWSPRLVESVLLGCIPVIIADNIRLPFPGVLRWPDISLQVAERDVAGLEAVLDHVAATNLTTIQRNLWDPVKRKALVFNRPMEEGDATWQVLKELEAKLEPLRRQGRRR, from the exons ATGCTCGATCGGACGAAGCCCTCTCCCGCCATGAGAGACCCGAAGCTCAAGACAGCAAGAGCCCACAAGCCGCGCCACTGCCACCTCCTCGACAGGCTCAGGAAGCGCCACTTCTACAGGTGGCGGTGGCTCCTCTGGCTGGCCGTCTCCGCCtacctcctcctcccggcgctgccCCCCTCCCTCCGCGGCCCCGGCTCCGAGCCCCTCCCCGGCGTCCGGATCTACGCCTACGACCTCCCGCCGCGCTTCAACCGGGGCTGGGCGGCCGCCGACGCGCGGTGCGCGCGCCACCTCTTCGCCGCCGAGGTGGCCGTGCACGAGGCGCTGCTGCTCCGGCAGCGGCGCGCGGGCCTGCGCCCCGAGGAGGCCGACCTCTTCCTCGTGCCCGTCTACGTCTGCTGCAACTTCTCCACGCCCACGGGGCTCCCGTCGCTGGCGCACGCGCGCGGGCTGCTGGCCGACGCCGTCGGCCTCGTCCGCGCCCAGATGCCCTTCTGGAACCGCTCCGCCGGGGCCGACCACGTCTTCGTCGCGGCGCACGACTTCGGCGCCTGCTTCCACCCCATG GAGGATGTGGCAATGGCGGCCGGTATCCCGGagttcttgaagaggtcgatcctGCTGCAGACATTTGGCGTGCAGGGCCGGCACCCATGCCAGGACGTGGAGCATGTGGTGCTCCCGCCGTACGTGCCTCCTGAGGTGGCTCCTCGAGAGCTGCCGGAACCGGAGAAGGCGCGTCGCGACATCTTTGCCTTCTTCCGGGGCAAGATGGAGGTCCATCCCAAGAACATCAGTGGCCACTTCTACAGCAG GAAGGTGAGGACTGAACTACTGCGGCTGTATGGCCGCAACGGCAAGTTCCATCTGAAGCGGAAACGGTACGACGGCTACCGGGCGGAGATGGCGCGCTCCATGTTTTGCCTCTGCCCGCTGGGGTGGGCGCCATGGAGCCCTCGTCTCGTGGAGTCGGTCCTCCTGGGCTGCATCCCCGTCATCATCGCCGACAACATACGCCTGCCGTTCCCCGGCGTCCTCCGGTGGCCGGACATCTCGCTGCAGGTGGCGGAGAGGGACGTGGCCGGCCTCGAGGCGGTGCTTGACCACGTCGCGGCGACCAACCTGACGACGATACAGAGGAACTTGTGGGACCCCGTGAAGCGGAAGGCGCTGGTTTTTAACCGCCCGATGGAGGAGGGAGACGCCACCTGGCAGGTGCTCAAGGAGCTTGAGGCGAAGCTGGAGCCGTTGCGACGGCAGGGGCGGAGGAGGTGA
- the LOC119292217 gene encoding uncharacterized protein LOC119292217, whose amino-acid sequence MAWRRASMLAALVLVAAATCADAGESYGASMFTVTGTVLCQDCTKNWNAYAYNAKPIAGSVVAVTCLDEHTGRTVIHRTDTTDEEGVFKVEVPYAHDGGSCRLDPAHCLVRLVRSGDKGCAVLTNFNGGTTGEKPYRPSRVSPTEVAYSAGPYYATFTQCDVDGDDKSCS is encoded by the exons ATGGCTTGGAGGAGAGCGTCGATGCTGGCCGCGCTCGTGCTGGTGGCCGCGGCGACGTGCGCCGACGCCGGGGAGAGCTACGGCGCGTCCATGTTCACGGTGACGGGCACCGTGCTGTGCCAGGACTGCACCAAGAACTGGAACGCCTACGCCTACAACGCCAAGCCCATCGCCG GCAGCGTGGTGGCGGTGACGTGCCTGGACGAGCACACGGGGCGGACGGTGATCCACCGCACGGACACGACGGACGAGGAGGGGGTCTTCAAGGTGGAGGTGCCGTACGCCCACGACGGCGGCAGCTGCCGCCTCGACCCGGCCCACTGCCTCGTCCGCCTCGTCAGGTCGGGGGACAAGGGCTGCGCCGTGCTCACCAACTTCAACGGCGGCACGACCGGCGAGAAGCCGTACCGCCCCTCGCGGGTCAGCCCCACCGAGGTCGCCTACTCGGCAGGGCCCTACTACGCCACCTTCACGCAGTGCGACGTCGACGGCGACGACAAGAGCTGCTCCTGA